A part of Populus alba chromosome 8, ASM523922v2, whole genome shotgun sequence genomic DNA contains:
- the LOC118052155 gene encoding heat shock cognate 70 kDa protein 2 isoform X1: protein METDDSTAIGIDLGTTYSCVGVWQNGRVEIIPNDQGNRMTPSCVAFTDTERLIGEAAKNQVVSNPVNTIFDAKRLIGMRFSDVAVQSDIQHWPFKVVAGPRDKPMIVVNYKSEERQFAAEEISAMVLRKMGEIAEAFIGKSVKNAVITVPAYFIDSQRQATKDAGLIAGFNVMRIVNEPTAAAMAYGLHMDINYGAKNVLVFDLGGGTCDVSLLVIEDRIVEVLATAGDSHLGGEDFDNRLVNYFVQEFKRRKKKDISGDPSALRRLRTACERAKRSLSRDVQTNIEIDSLCEGIDFYSTITRARFEELNTDLFRRCLQLVKKCLRDCDMDKNNIDDVVLVGGSSRIPKVQLLLQYFFNGKELCKSINPDEAVAYGAAVQATILTGGGNEVVQDMLLLDVVPLSLGLEIAGGVMDVLIGRNTTLPTKKEGFFSTYADNQTAVLIKIYEGERTRTRDNNLLGTFELSGIAPAPKGVPQIRITFDIDTNGILNVSAEDETSGQKKRIKITNDRGRWSEKEIQKMVHEAERYKSEDEKHKKWAEAKNELEIYVRNMRITIGDEKRSSKLATGDKNKIEGAIDQAMKWLDGNQLARKDDFDGKLGELESICNPIIAKIYRSDGACMGTLMEDEVSPSDGRGTYGDEEPSEDIVENVPNDQDNRMTSSCVAFTGIERLIGDAATNQTVMNPIDTIFN from the exons ATGGAAACTGACGATTCTACAGCGATTGGGATTGATTTGGGGACAACGTATTCTTGCGTTGGGGTTTGGCAAAATGGAAGAGTTGAGATTATACCAAATGATCAAGGCAACAGAATGACGCCTTCTTGTGTTGCCTTCACTGACACGGAGCGTTTGATTGGTGAAGCTGCAAAGAACCAGGTTGTTTCCAACCCTGTCAACACCATATTCG ATGCAAAAAGGTTAATTGGTATGAGATTTAGTGACGTTGCTGTTCAGAGTGATATCCAGCACTGGCCGTTCAAGGTTGTTGCGGGTCCTCGTGACAAGCCCATGATTGTGGTTAATTACAAGAGTGAAGAGAGGCAGTTTGCTGCTGAAGAGATTTCGGCGATGGTACTCCGAAAGATGGGTGAGATTGCTGAAGCTTTCATCGGCAAAAGTGTGAAGAATGCAGTGATTACTGTTCCTGCCTACTTCATTGACTCTCAACGGCAGGCCACAAAAGATGCTGGTTTGATTGCTGGTTTTAATGTCATGCGTATTGTTAACGAGCCCACCGCCGCTGCCATGGCTTATGGTCTTCACATGGATATAAACTATGGTGCGAAGAATGTGCTGGTCTTTGATTTAGGGGGCGGTACTTGTGATGTCTCGTTGCTTGTCATTGAAGACCGTATAGTTGAAGTGCTGGCCACAGCTGGAGACTCTCACCTTGGAGGCGAGGACTTTGACAACAGATTGGTGAATTACTTTGTTCAGGAATTcaaaaggaggaaaaagaagGACATTAGTGGAGATCCTTCAGCTCTTAGGCGGTTGCGAACTGCTTGTGAGAGGGCCAAGAGGAGTCTCTCACGTGATGTTCAAACTAACATTGAGATCGATTCATTGTGTGAAGGTATTGACTTTTATTCCACCATTACTCGTGCAAGATTCGAGGAGCTGAACACGGATCTCTTTAGAAGGTGTTTGCAGCTGGTGAAAAAGTGTTTGAGGGATTGTGATATGGATAAAAACAACATCGATGATGTTGTTCTTGTTGGTGGTTCTAGCCGGATTCCCAAGGTGCAGCTACTACTGCAATACTTTTTCAATGGCAAAGAGCTGTGCAAGAGCATCAATCCTGATGAGGCAGTTGCCTATGGTGCTGCTGTTCAGGCTACTATCTTGACTGGCGGAGGCAATGAGGTGGTGCAAGACATGCTGCTTCTGGATGTTGTACCCCTGTCCCTCGGGTTGGAAATTGCTGGCGGTGTTATGGATGTTTTGATAGGAAGGAACACTACGCTTCCCACAAAAAAGGAGGGTTTTTTCTCCACCTACGCAGACAATCAAACTGCTGTCTTGATCAAGATCTATGAGGGAGAGAGAACAAGGACTAGGGACAACAACTTACTGGGCACATTTGAGCTCTCTGGTATTGCTCCAGCACCCAAAGGTGTTCCTCAGATCAGAATAACCTTTGACATTGATACAAATGGTATCTTGAATGTATCAGCTGAGGATGAGACCAGTGGTCAGAAGAAAAGGATCAAAATCACCAATGACAGGGGCAGGTGGTCCGAAAAAGAAATTCAGAAGATGGTCCACGAGGCCGAAAGGTACAAGTCTGAAGATGAAAAGCACAAGAAGTGGGCCGAGGCAAAGAATGAATTGGAGATTTATGTCCGCAACATGAGAATAACAATTGGGGATGAGAAGAGAAGTTCAAAGCTGGCCACAGGTGACAAGAACAAGATTGAAGGTGCCATTGACCAGGCCATGAAGTGGCTGGATGGCAACCAGCTTGCAAGGAAAGATGATTTCGATGGCAAGTTGGGGGAGCTTGAGAGCATCTGCAATCCAATCATTGCGAAGATTTATAGGAGCGATGGTGCTTGTATGGGTACGTTAATGGAAGATGAAGTTTCTCCATCTGATGGGAGGGGCACATACGGAGATGAAGAACCATCGGAG GACATAGTGGAGAACGTACCAAATGATCAAGATAACAGAATGACGTCTTCTTGTGTTGCCTTCACTGGTATAGAGCGTCTGATTGGTGATGCTGCTACGAACCAGACTGTTATGAATCCCATCGACACCATTTTCAATTAG
- the LOC118052155 gene encoding heat shock 70 kDa protein 4 isoform X3 produces MRFSDVAVQSDIQHWPFKVVAGPRDKPMIVVNYKSEERQFAAEEISAMVLRKMGEIAEAFIGKSVKNAVITVPAYFIDSQRQATKDAGLIAGFNVMRIVNEPTAAAMAYGLHMDINYGAKNVLVFDLGGGTCDVSLLVIEDRIVEVLATAGDSHLGGEDFDNRLVNYFVQEFKRRKKKDISGDPSALRRLRTACERAKRSLSRDVQTNIEIDSLCEGIDFYSTITRARFEELNTDLFRRCLQLVKKCLRDCDMDKNNIDDVVLVGGSSRIPKVQLLLQYFFNGKELCKSINPDEAVAYGAAVQATILTGGGNEVVQDMLLLDVVPLSLGLEIAGGVMDVLIGRNTTLPTKKEGFFSTYADNQTAVLIKIYEGERTRTRDNNLLGTFELSGIAPAPKGVPQIRITFDIDTNGILNVSAEDETSGQKKRIKITNDRGRWSEKEIQKMVHEAERYKSEDEKHKKWAEAKNELEIYVRNMRITIGDEKRSSKLATGDKNKIEGAIDQAMKWLDGNQLARKDDFDGKLGELESICNPIIAKIYRSDGACMGTLMEDEVSPSDGRGTYGDEEPSEDIVENVPNDQDNRMTSSCVAFTGIERLIGDAATNQTVMNPIDTIFN; encoded by the exons ATGAGATTTAGTGACGTTGCTGTTCAGAGTGATATCCAGCACTGGCCGTTCAAGGTTGTTGCGGGTCCTCGTGACAAGCCCATGATTGTGGTTAATTACAAGAGTGAAGAGAGGCAGTTTGCTGCTGAAGAGATTTCGGCGATGGTACTCCGAAAGATGGGTGAGATTGCTGAAGCTTTCATCGGCAAAAGTGTGAAGAATGCAGTGATTACTGTTCCTGCCTACTTCATTGACTCTCAACGGCAGGCCACAAAAGATGCTGGTTTGATTGCTGGTTTTAATGTCATGCGTATTGTTAACGAGCCCACCGCCGCTGCCATGGCTTATGGTCTTCACATGGATATAAACTATGGTGCGAAGAATGTGCTGGTCTTTGATTTAGGGGGCGGTACTTGTGATGTCTCGTTGCTTGTCATTGAAGACCGTATAGTTGAAGTGCTGGCCACAGCTGGAGACTCTCACCTTGGAGGCGAGGACTTTGACAACAGATTGGTGAATTACTTTGTTCAGGAATTcaaaaggaggaaaaagaagGACATTAGTGGAGATCCTTCAGCTCTTAGGCGGTTGCGAACTGCTTGTGAGAGGGCCAAGAGGAGTCTCTCACGTGATGTTCAAACTAACATTGAGATCGATTCATTGTGTGAAGGTATTGACTTTTATTCCACCATTACTCGTGCAAGATTCGAGGAGCTGAACACGGATCTCTTTAGAAGGTGTTTGCAGCTGGTGAAAAAGTGTTTGAGGGATTGTGATATGGATAAAAACAACATCGATGATGTTGTTCTTGTTGGTGGTTCTAGCCGGATTCCCAAGGTGCAGCTACTACTGCAATACTTTTTCAATGGCAAAGAGCTGTGCAAGAGCATCAATCCTGATGAGGCAGTTGCCTATGGTGCTGCTGTTCAGGCTACTATCTTGACTGGCGGAGGCAATGAGGTGGTGCAAGACATGCTGCTTCTGGATGTTGTACCCCTGTCCCTCGGGTTGGAAATTGCTGGCGGTGTTATGGATGTTTTGATAGGAAGGAACACTACGCTTCCCACAAAAAAGGAGGGTTTTTTCTCCACCTACGCAGACAATCAAACTGCTGTCTTGATCAAGATCTATGAGGGAGAGAGAACAAGGACTAGGGACAACAACTTACTGGGCACATTTGAGCTCTCTGGTATTGCTCCAGCACCCAAAGGTGTTCCTCAGATCAGAATAACCTTTGACATTGATACAAATGGTATCTTGAATGTATCAGCTGAGGATGAGACCAGTGGTCAGAAGAAAAGGATCAAAATCACCAATGACAGGGGCAGGTGGTCCGAAAAAGAAATTCAGAAGATGGTCCACGAGGCCGAAAGGTACAAGTCTGAAGATGAAAAGCACAAGAAGTGGGCCGAGGCAAAGAATGAATTGGAGATTTATGTCCGCAACATGAGAATAACAATTGGGGATGAGAAGAGAAGTTCAAAGCTGGCCACAGGTGACAAGAACAAGATTGAAGGTGCCATTGACCAGGCCATGAAGTGGCTGGATGGCAACCAGCTTGCAAGGAAAGATGATTTCGATGGCAAGTTGGGGGAGCTTGAGAGCATCTGCAATCCAATCATTGCGAAGATTTATAGGAGCGATGGTGCTTGTATGGGTACGTTAATGGAAGATGAAGTTTCTCCATCTGATGGGAGGGGCACATACGGAGATGAAGAACCATCGGAG GACATAGTGGAGAACGTACCAAATGATCAAGATAACAGAATGACGTCTTCTTGTGTTGCCTTCACTGGTATAGAGCGTCTGATTGGTGATGCTGCTACGAACCAGACTGTTATGAATCCCATCGACACCATTTTCAATTAG
- the LOC118052155 gene encoding heat shock cognate 70 kDa protein 2 isoform X2, which translates to MTPSCVAFTDTERLIGEAAKNQVVSNPVNTIFDAKRLIGMRFSDVAVQSDIQHWPFKVVAGPRDKPMIVVNYKSEERQFAAEEISAMVLRKMGEIAEAFIGKSVKNAVITVPAYFIDSQRQATKDAGLIAGFNVMRIVNEPTAAAMAYGLHMDINYGAKNVLVFDLGGGTCDVSLLVIEDRIVEVLATAGDSHLGGEDFDNRLVNYFVQEFKRRKKKDISGDPSALRRLRTACERAKRSLSRDVQTNIEIDSLCEGIDFYSTITRARFEELNTDLFRRCLQLVKKCLRDCDMDKNNIDDVVLVGGSSRIPKVQLLLQYFFNGKELCKSINPDEAVAYGAAVQATILTGGGNEVVQDMLLLDVVPLSLGLEIAGGVMDVLIGRNTTLPTKKEGFFSTYADNQTAVLIKIYEGERTRTRDNNLLGTFELSGIAPAPKGVPQIRITFDIDTNGILNVSAEDETSGQKKRIKITNDRGRWSEKEIQKMVHEAERYKSEDEKHKKWAEAKNELEIYVRNMRITIGDEKRSSKLATGDKNKIEGAIDQAMKWLDGNQLARKDDFDGKLGELESICNPIIAKIYRSDGACMGTLMEDEVSPSDGRGTYGDEEPSEDIVENVPNDQDNRMTSSCVAFTGIERLIGDAATNQTVMNPIDTIFN; encoded by the exons ATGACGCCTTCTTGTGTTGCCTTCACTGACACGGAGCGTTTGATTGGTGAAGCTGCAAAGAACCAGGTTGTTTCCAACCCTGTCAACACCATATTCG ATGCAAAAAGGTTAATTGGTATGAGATTTAGTGACGTTGCTGTTCAGAGTGATATCCAGCACTGGCCGTTCAAGGTTGTTGCGGGTCCTCGTGACAAGCCCATGATTGTGGTTAATTACAAGAGTGAAGAGAGGCAGTTTGCTGCTGAAGAGATTTCGGCGATGGTACTCCGAAAGATGGGTGAGATTGCTGAAGCTTTCATCGGCAAAAGTGTGAAGAATGCAGTGATTACTGTTCCTGCCTACTTCATTGACTCTCAACGGCAGGCCACAAAAGATGCTGGTTTGATTGCTGGTTTTAATGTCATGCGTATTGTTAACGAGCCCACCGCCGCTGCCATGGCTTATGGTCTTCACATGGATATAAACTATGGTGCGAAGAATGTGCTGGTCTTTGATTTAGGGGGCGGTACTTGTGATGTCTCGTTGCTTGTCATTGAAGACCGTATAGTTGAAGTGCTGGCCACAGCTGGAGACTCTCACCTTGGAGGCGAGGACTTTGACAACAGATTGGTGAATTACTTTGTTCAGGAATTcaaaaggaggaaaaagaagGACATTAGTGGAGATCCTTCAGCTCTTAGGCGGTTGCGAACTGCTTGTGAGAGGGCCAAGAGGAGTCTCTCACGTGATGTTCAAACTAACATTGAGATCGATTCATTGTGTGAAGGTATTGACTTTTATTCCACCATTACTCGTGCAAGATTCGAGGAGCTGAACACGGATCTCTTTAGAAGGTGTTTGCAGCTGGTGAAAAAGTGTTTGAGGGATTGTGATATGGATAAAAACAACATCGATGATGTTGTTCTTGTTGGTGGTTCTAGCCGGATTCCCAAGGTGCAGCTACTACTGCAATACTTTTTCAATGGCAAAGAGCTGTGCAAGAGCATCAATCCTGATGAGGCAGTTGCCTATGGTGCTGCTGTTCAGGCTACTATCTTGACTGGCGGAGGCAATGAGGTGGTGCAAGACATGCTGCTTCTGGATGTTGTACCCCTGTCCCTCGGGTTGGAAATTGCTGGCGGTGTTATGGATGTTTTGATAGGAAGGAACACTACGCTTCCCACAAAAAAGGAGGGTTTTTTCTCCACCTACGCAGACAATCAAACTGCTGTCTTGATCAAGATCTATGAGGGAGAGAGAACAAGGACTAGGGACAACAACTTACTGGGCACATTTGAGCTCTCTGGTATTGCTCCAGCACCCAAAGGTGTTCCTCAGATCAGAATAACCTTTGACATTGATACAAATGGTATCTTGAATGTATCAGCTGAGGATGAGACCAGTGGTCAGAAGAAAAGGATCAAAATCACCAATGACAGGGGCAGGTGGTCCGAAAAAGAAATTCAGAAGATGGTCCACGAGGCCGAAAGGTACAAGTCTGAAGATGAAAAGCACAAGAAGTGGGCCGAGGCAAAGAATGAATTGGAGATTTATGTCCGCAACATGAGAATAACAATTGGGGATGAGAAGAGAAGTTCAAAGCTGGCCACAGGTGACAAGAACAAGATTGAAGGTGCCATTGACCAGGCCATGAAGTGGCTGGATGGCAACCAGCTTGCAAGGAAAGATGATTTCGATGGCAAGTTGGGGGAGCTTGAGAGCATCTGCAATCCAATCATTGCGAAGATTTATAGGAGCGATGGTGCTTGTATGGGTACGTTAATGGAAGATGAAGTTTCTCCATCTGATGGGAGGGGCACATACGGAGATGAAGAACCATCGGAG GACATAGTGGAGAACGTACCAAATGATCAAGATAACAGAATGACGTCTTCTTGTGTTGCCTTCACTGGTATAGAGCGTCTGATTGGTGATGCTGCTACGAACCAGACTGTTATGAATCCCATCGACACCATTTTCAATTAG
- the LOC118052159 gene encoding heat shock cognate 70 kDa protein-like, whose amino-acid sequence MDRQSKIDMWTSYSCVGVWQQNIVENVSNDQGNRMTSCATFTGIERLIGDVAINQAVMNPINIIFDIYMLKDAKRWIGRRFRDTFVQSNIQQWPLKVLEVPRDKPLIVVNYNGEEKYLQYSLPLPTSMSLNDRPQLMQARLLVKATAGDSRLGGEDFDNRMMKHFVQEFWKRNKEKDSRGNAMALKRLSTACERMKRSLSSSTQANIEMDLKLVEKCSRDAKIDKSSINDIVIESLIGDATMNQVVMNPIYTVFN is encoded by the exons ATGGACCGGCAATCAAAAATTGATATGTGGACATCGTACTCATGCGTTGGTGTTTGGCAGCAGAACATAGTGGAGAACGTATCAAATGATCAAGGTAACAGAATGACATCTTGTGCTACCTTCACTGGTATAGAACGTCTGATTGGTGATGTTGCTATCAACCAGGCTGTTATGAATCCCATCAACATCATTTTCG ACATCTATATGTTAAAAGATGCGAAAAGGTGGATTGGCAGAAGATTTAGGGATACTTTTGTGCAGAGCAATATCCAACAGTGGCCATTAAAAGTCCTTGAAGTTCCTCGTGACAAGCCCTTGATTGTGGTCAACTACAACGGTGAAGAGAAATA CTTGCAATACTCATTGCCCCTGCCTACTTCAATGTCCCTCAATGACAGGCCACAGCTGATGCAGGCAAGATTGCTG GTGAAGGCCACTGCTGGAGACTCCCGCCTTGGAGGTGAGGACTTTGATAACAGAATGATGAAGCACTTTGTTCAGGAATTTTGGAAGAGGAATAAGGAGAAGGATAGCAGGGGAAATGCCATGGCCCTCAAGAGGTTGAGTACTGCTTGTGAGAGGATGAAGAGGAGCCTCTCTTCCTCTACTCAAGCTAACATTGAGATGGATTTGAAGCTGGTGGAGAAGTGTTCGAGGGATGCCAAGATAGACAAAAGCAGCATTAATGATattgt TATAGAGAGTCTGATTGGTGATGCTACTATGAATCAGGTTGTTATGAATCCCATCTACACCGTTTTCAATTAG
- the LOC118052157 gene encoding heat shock 70 kDa protein 4 isoform X2, translating into MTPSCVAFTDTERLIGEAAKNQVVSNPVNTIFGAKRLIGMRFSDVAVQSDIQHWPFKVVAGPRDKPMIVVNYKREERQFAAEEISAMVLRKMREIAEAFIGKSVKNAVITVPAYFIDSQRQATKDAGLIAGFNVMRIINEPTAAAMAYGLHMDINYGEKNVLVFDLGGGTCDVSLLVIEERIVEVLATAGDSHLGGEDFDNRLVNYFVQEFKRRKKKDISGDPSALRRLRTACERAKRSLSHDVQTNIELDSLCEGIDFYSTITRARFEELNTDLFRKCLQLVNKCLRDGKMDKNSIDDVVLVGGSSRIPKVQLLLQYFFNGKELCKSINPDEAVAYGAAVQATILSGGVNEELQSMLLLDVSPLSLGLEIAGGVMNVLIGRNTTIPTIKEGRFSTYADNQTAVLVKIYEGERTRTRDNNLLGTFELSGIAPAPKGVPQIRIIFDIDADGILNVSAEDETSGQKKRITITNDRGRWSEKEIQKMVHEAERYKSEDEKHKKWAEAKNKLEIFVRNMRITIGDEKRSSKLATGDKNKIEGAIDQAMKWLDGNQLARKDDFDGKLGELESICNPIIAKSYRSDGACMGTLMEDEVSPSDGYGTYGDEKPSGVCSDL; encoded by the exons ATGACGCCTTCTTGCGTTGCCTTCACTGACACGGAGCGTTTGATTGGTGAAGCTGCAAAGAACCAGGTTGTTTCCAACCCTGTCAACACCATCTTCG GTGCAAAAAGGTTAATTGGTATGAGATTTAGTGACGTTGCTGTTCAGAGTGATATCCAGCACTGGCCATTCAAGGTTGTTGCGGGTCCTCGTGACAAGCCCATGATTGTGGTTAATTACAAGCGTGAAGAGAGGCAGTTTGCTGCTGAAGAGATTTCGGCGATGGTACTCCGAAAGATGCGTGAGATTGCTGAAGCTTTCATCGGCAAAAGTGTGAAGAATGCAGTGATTACTGTTCCTGCCTACTTCATTGACTCTCAGCGGCAGGCCACAAAAGATGCTGGTTTGATTGCTGGTTTTAATGTCATGCGTATTATTAACGAGCCCACTGCTGCTGCCATGGCTTATGGTCTTCACATGGACATAAACTATGGTGAGAAGAATGTGCTGGTCTTTGATTTAGGGGGCGGTACTTGTGATGTCTCGTTGCTTGTCATTGAAGAGCGTATAGTTGAAGTGCTGGCCACAGCTGGAGACTCTCACCTTGGAGGCGAGGACTTTGACAACAGATTGGTGAATTACTTTGTTCAGGAATTcaaaaggaggaaaaagaagGACATTAGTGGAGATCCTTCAGCTCTTAGGCGGTTGCGAACTGCTTGTGAGAGGGCCAAGAGGAGTCTCTCGCATGATGTTCAAACTAACATTGAGCTCGATTCATTGTGTGAAGGTATTGACTTTTATTCCACCATTACTCGTGCAAGATTCGAGGAGCTGAACACGGATCTCTTTAGAAAGTGTTTGCAGCTGGTAAACAAGTGTTTGAGGGATGGTAAGATGGATAAAAACAGCATCGATGATGTTGTTCTTGTTGGTGGTTCTAGCCGGATTCCCAAGGTGCAGCTGCTATTGCAATACTTTTTCAATGGCAAAGAACTGTGCAAGAGCATCAATCCTGATGAGGCAGTTGCGTATGGTGCTGCTGTTCAGGCTACTATCTTGAGTGGCGGAGTCAATGAGGAGTTGCAAAGCATGCTGCTTCTGGATGTTTCCCCCCTGTCCCTTGGGTTGGAAATTGCTGGCGGTGTTATGAATGTTTTGATAGGAAGGAACACTACGATTCCCACAATAAAGGAGGGTCGTTTCTCCACCTACGCAGACAATCAAACTGCTGTCTTGGTCAAGATTTATGAGGGAGAGAGAACAAGGACTAGGGACAACAACTTACTGGGCACATTTGAGCTCTCTGGTATTGCTCCAGCACCCAAAGGTGTTCCTCAGATCAGAATAATCTTTGACATTGATGCAGATGGTATCTTGAATGTATCAGCTGAGGATGAGACCAGTGGTCAGAAGAAAAGGATCACAATCACCAATGACAGGGGCAGGTGGTCCGAAAAAGAAATTCAGAAGATGGTCCACGAGGCCGAAAGGTACAAGTCTGAAGATGAAAAGCACAAGAAGTGGGCCGAGGCAAAGAATAAATTGGAGATTTTTGTCCGCAACATGAGAATAACAATTGGGGATGAGAAGAGAAGTTCAAAGCTGGCCACAGGTGACAAGAACAAGATTGAAGGCGCCATTGACCAGGCCATGAAGTGGCTGGATGGCAACCAGCTTGCAAGGAAAGATGATTTCGATGGCAAGTTGGGGGAGCTTGAGAGCATCTGCAATCCAATCATTGCGAAGAGTTATAGGAGCGATGGTGCTTGTATGGGTACGTTAATGGAAGATGAAGTTTCTCCATCTGATGGTTATGGCACATACGGAGATGAAAAACCATCGGGGGTCTGTTCTGATCTTTGA
- the LOC118052157 gene encoding heat shock cognate 70 kDa protein 2 isoform X1 — translation METDDSTAIGIDLGTTYSCVGVWQNGRVEIIPNDQGNGMTPSCVAFTDTERLIGEAAKNQVVSNPVNTIFGAKRLIGMRFSDVAVQSDIQHWPFKVVAGPRDKPMIVVNYKREERQFAAEEISAMVLRKMREIAEAFIGKSVKNAVITVPAYFIDSQRQATKDAGLIAGFNVMRIINEPTAAAMAYGLHMDINYGEKNVLVFDLGGGTCDVSLLVIEERIVEVLATAGDSHLGGEDFDNRLVNYFVQEFKRRKKKDISGDPSALRRLRTACERAKRSLSHDVQTNIELDSLCEGIDFYSTITRARFEELNTDLFRKCLQLVNKCLRDGKMDKNSIDDVVLVGGSSRIPKVQLLLQYFFNGKELCKSINPDEAVAYGAAVQATILSGGVNEELQSMLLLDVSPLSLGLEIAGGVMNVLIGRNTTIPTIKEGRFSTYADNQTAVLVKIYEGERTRTRDNNLLGTFELSGIAPAPKGVPQIRIIFDIDADGILNVSAEDETSGQKKRITITNDRGRWSEKEIQKMVHEAERYKSEDEKHKKWAEAKNKLEIFVRNMRITIGDEKRSSKLATGDKNKIEGAIDQAMKWLDGNQLARKDDFDGKLGELESICNPIIAKSYRSDGACMGTLMEDEVSPSDGYGTYGDEKPSGVCSDL, via the exons ATGGAAACAGACGATTCTACAGCGATTGGGATTGATTTGGGGACAACGTATTCTTGCGTTGGGGTTTGGCAAAATGGAAGAGTTGAGATTATACCAAATGATCAAGGCAACGGAATGACGCCTTCTTGCGTTGCCTTCACTGACACGGAGCGTTTGATTGGTGAAGCTGCAAAGAACCAGGTTGTTTCCAACCCTGTCAACACCATCTTCG GTGCAAAAAGGTTAATTGGTATGAGATTTAGTGACGTTGCTGTTCAGAGTGATATCCAGCACTGGCCATTCAAGGTTGTTGCGGGTCCTCGTGACAAGCCCATGATTGTGGTTAATTACAAGCGTGAAGAGAGGCAGTTTGCTGCTGAAGAGATTTCGGCGATGGTACTCCGAAAGATGCGTGAGATTGCTGAAGCTTTCATCGGCAAAAGTGTGAAGAATGCAGTGATTACTGTTCCTGCCTACTTCATTGACTCTCAGCGGCAGGCCACAAAAGATGCTGGTTTGATTGCTGGTTTTAATGTCATGCGTATTATTAACGAGCCCACTGCTGCTGCCATGGCTTATGGTCTTCACATGGACATAAACTATGGTGAGAAGAATGTGCTGGTCTTTGATTTAGGGGGCGGTACTTGTGATGTCTCGTTGCTTGTCATTGAAGAGCGTATAGTTGAAGTGCTGGCCACAGCTGGAGACTCTCACCTTGGAGGCGAGGACTTTGACAACAGATTGGTGAATTACTTTGTTCAGGAATTcaaaaggaggaaaaagaagGACATTAGTGGAGATCCTTCAGCTCTTAGGCGGTTGCGAACTGCTTGTGAGAGGGCCAAGAGGAGTCTCTCGCATGATGTTCAAACTAACATTGAGCTCGATTCATTGTGTGAAGGTATTGACTTTTATTCCACCATTACTCGTGCAAGATTCGAGGAGCTGAACACGGATCTCTTTAGAAAGTGTTTGCAGCTGGTAAACAAGTGTTTGAGGGATGGTAAGATGGATAAAAACAGCATCGATGATGTTGTTCTTGTTGGTGGTTCTAGCCGGATTCCCAAGGTGCAGCTGCTATTGCAATACTTTTTCAATGGCAAAGAACTGTGCAAGAGCATCAATCCTGATGAGGCAGTTGCGTATGGTGCTGCTGTTCAGGCTACTATCTTGAGTGGCGGAGTCAATGAGGAGTTGCAAAGCATGCTGCTTCTGGATGTTTCCCCCCTGTCCCTTGGGTTGGAAATTGCTGGCGGTGTTATGAATGTTTTGATAGGAAGGAACACTACGATTCCCACAATAAAGGAGGGTCGTTTCTCCACCTACGCAGACAATCAAACTGCTGTCTTGGTCAAGATTTATGAGGGAGAGAGAACAAGGACTAGGGACAACAACTTACTGGGCACATTTGAGCTCTCTGGTATTGCTCCAGCACCCAAAGGTGTTCCTCAGATCAGAATAATCTTTGACATTGATGCAGATGGTATCTTGAATGTATCAGCTGAGGATGAGACCAGTGGTCAGAAGAAAAGGATCACAATCACCAATGACAGGGGCAGGTGGTCCGAAAAAGAAATTCAGAAGATGGTCCACGAGGCCGAAAGGTACAAGTCTGAAGATGAAAAGCACAAGAAGTGGGCCGAGGCAAAGAATAAATTGGAGATTTTTGTCCGCAACATGAGAATAACAATTGGGGATGAGAAGAGAAGTTCAAAGCTGGCCACAGGTGACAAGAACAAGATTGAAGGCGCCATTGACCAGGCCATGAAGTGGCTGGATGGCAACCAGCTTGCAAGGAAAGATGATTTCGATGGCAAGTTGGGGGAGCTTGAGAGCATCTGCAATCCAATCATTGCGAAGAGTTATAGGAGCGATGGTGCTTGTATGGGTACGTTAATGGAAGATGAAGTTTCTCCATCTGATGGTTATGGCACATACGGAGATGAAAAACCATCGGGGGTCTGTTCTGATCTTTGA